Proteins found in one Pontibacter sp. SGAir0037 genomic segment:
- a CDS encoding hydroxymethylglutaryl-CoA lyase encodes MKIIECPRDAMQGLKQFIPTQTKIAYLNQLLQVGFDTIDCGSFVSAKAIPQMQDTAEVLAGLDMISTSSKLLAIVANVRGAEEAVSHEQITYLGFPLSVSETFQQRNTNKSIAEAIKELDRIQELCQQHSKILVTYISMGFGNSYNDPWNAETVVKFAETLHQSGVKIISLSDTIGVSNPETITYLFKHLIPAFPDIEFGAHLHTTPGSWLEKAEAAYEAGCQRFDGAIRGFGGCPMANDELIGNMATENLINYFRNIGLNLNIDQEAFDKAMAQAGAVFS; translated from the coding sequence ATGAAAATAATCGAGTGCCCGCGCGATGCGATGCAGGGGCTGAAGCAGTTCATTCCTACACAAACCAAAATCGCTTATTTAAACCAGCTCTTACAAGTTGGCTTCGATACCATTGACTGCGGTAGTTTTGTTTCTGCTAAGGCTATACCACAAATGCAGGACACGGCAGAGGTGCTGGCCGGCCTGGATATGATAAGCACCTCCTCAAAACTTTTAGCCATTGTTGCCAATGTAAGGGGGGCAGAGGAAGCCGTAAGCCATGAGCAAATTACGTACCTGGGTTTCCCGTTATCTGTTTCCGAAACCTTTCAGCAAAGGAATACCAACAAAAGCATTGCCGAAGCGATAAAGGAACTGGACCGCATACAGGAGCTATGCCAGCAGCATTCAAAAATACTGGTTACCTACATTTCGATGGGGTTTGGCAACTCATACAACGATCCCTGGAATGCGGAAACAGTGGTAAAGTTTGCGGAGACATTGCACCAGTCAGGCGTAAAAATCATTTCCTTATCTGACACAATAGGTGTATCGAATCCCGAAACTATCACATACCTCTTTAAGCACCTGATTCCAGCCTTTCCCGACATAGAGTTCGGAGCACATTTACATACAACTCCCGGTTCCTGGCTGGAAAAAGCTGAGGCAGCTTACGAGGCAGGTTGTCAGCGTTTTGATGGGGCAATACGCGGATTTGGAGGTTGCCCGATGGCAAATGATGAGCTGATCGGAAACATGGCTACAGAAAATTTGATAAATTACTTCCGTAATATCGGTTTAAATTTAAATATTGATCAGGAAGCGTTTGATAAAGCCATGGCTCAGGCAGGCGCTGTATTTTCATAA
- a CDS encoding (Fe-S)-binding protein produces the protein MAKRIVVDIFIPCFVDQCFPDTAMNMVKVLERLGCEVNYNPNQTCCGQPAFNAGFFDEAREVANKFLDDFSNDSSHYIVAPSASCVGMVRNAYQDIFVKSSNLVKYRTMQKKVYELTEFLTDVIGIVSVPGAALFGKATYHDSCSALRECGIKAGPRALLQGVEGLELMEMEDNETCCGFGGTFAVKFEAISSAMAEQKVENALATGADYIVSTDSSCLMHIDAYIKKQNKPIRTMHIVDVLASGW, from the coding sequence ATGGCAAAAAGAATTGTTGTTGATATATTTATTCCCTGCTTCGTAGACCAGTGCTTTCCGGATACGGCCATGAACATGGTAAAGGTGCTGGAAAGGCTAGGCTGTGAGGTGAACTATAATCCTAACCAGACCTGTTGCGGACAGCCTGCCTTTAATGCGGGCTTCTTTGATGAGGCAAGAGAAGTAGCCAATAAATTTCTGGATGATTTTTCAAATGATAGCTCCCACTACATTGTAGCTCCTTCGGCATCTTGCGTAGGTATGGTACGGAATGCTTACCAGGATATTTTTGTAAAATCGTCGAACCTGGTGAAGTACCGCACTATGCAAAAGAAGGTATATGAGCTGACAGAATTCCTGACCGACGTTATCGGCATTGTGAGCGTTCCTGGTGCAGCTTTATTTGGGAAGGCTACTTACCACGATTCCTGTAGTGCCTTAAGAGAGTGTGGCATAAAAGCCGGTCCAAGAGCATTGCTGCAGGGAGTAGAAGGGCTGGAACTAATGGAAATGGAAGATAACGAAACCTGCTGCGGCTTTGGCGGTACGTTTGCGGTAAAGTTTGAAGCCATTTCTTCAGCTATGGCCGAACAGAAAGTAGAGAATGCTTTAGCAACCGGGGCCGACTATATTGTTTCTACTGACTCTAGTTGTTTAATGCACATCGACGCATATATTAAGAAGCAGAATAAGCCTATCAGGACTATGCATATTGTCGATGTATTGGCTAGCGGCTGGTAA